In Eleutherodactylus coqui strain aEleCoq1 chromosome 4, aEleCoq1.hap1, whole genome shotgun sequence, the following are encoded in one genomic region:
- the GPR161 gene encoding G-protein coupled receptor 161, producing MTMSNNSSGGNGVETEPTAENGATIVAESIAIIIIDILICLGNLVIVITLYKKSYLLSLSNKFVFSLTLSNLLLSMLVLPFVVVSSILREWIFGVVWCNFSALLYMLISSASMLTLGIIAIDRYYAVLYPMVYPMKITGNRAVLAIAYVWLHSLIGCLPPLFGWSSLEFDHFKWMCVAAWHKEAGYTAFWQIWCALLPFITMMVCYGFIFRVARIKARKIHCGTVIIVQDASQKNGRKNSSTSTSSSGSRKNGFSSVVYSANQCKSFITILVVIGAFVLTWGPYMIVISTEALWGKNSVLPVLETMATWLSFTSAICHPLIYGLWNKTVRKELLGMCFGNRYRDPFHQQHRTSRMFSISNRITDLGLSPHLTALIASGKDSDHQSTTTNTGFSYSNDSGTDVMLLDDCSSDSAQHTRILYSRRKSSVTFEDEVEQKNDAKKAPAEEAPSTVSLESYAFSLAKTIEMDAKISLFGEEALHAPSTVQPLPGNSGVNRGSRGHALQKQRVVLQSIEEGAA from the exons ATGACAATGAGCAACAACTCTTCCGGAGGAAATGGTGTGGAAACGGAGCCAACCGCGGAGAACGGAGCGACCATTGTAGCGGAATCTATCGCCATTATTATCATAGACATTCTGATATGCCTGGGTAACCTGGTCATTGTGATCACACTATATAAGAAGTCCTACTTGCTGTCCCTCAGTAATAAGTTTGTGTTCAGCTTGACTCTCTCCAATCTCCTACTGTCTATGCTGGTCCTGCCATTCGTTGTTGTCAGCTCAATCCTGAGAGAATGGATTTTTGGAGTGGTGTGGTGCAATTTTTCTGCACTTCTTTACatgctgatcagctctgccagtatgCTTACCTTGGGAATTATCGCCATTGACAG GTATTATGCGGTTCTTTATCCAATGGTATATCCTATGAAAATTACCGGAAACCGGGCAGTATTGGCCATAGCGTATGTATGGCTGCATTCACTCATAGGATGCCTTCCGCCTCTTTTTGGCTGGTCATCATTGGAGTTTGATCACTTTAAATGGATGTGTGTAGCAGCATGGCACAAGGAAGCCGGGTACACCGCTTTTTGGCAGATATGGTGTGCTTTGCTACCCTTTATCACTATGATGGTTTGCTATGGGTTCATCTTTCGAGTGGCTCGCATCAAGGCTCGAAAGATCCATTGTGGAACTGTCATAATTGTACAAGATGCTTCCCAAAAGAACGGAAGAAAGAATTCTAGTACTTCAACGTCTTCTTCGGGAAGCAGAAAGAATGGATTTTCCAGTGTTGTCTATTCCGCTAACCAGTGTAAATCCTTCATTACAATACTGGTGGTTATTGGGGCCTTTGTGCTTACCTGGGGGCCTTACATGATTGTTATAAGCACTGAGGCCTTATGGGGAAAAAACAGTGTTTTACCTGTTCTGGAGACTATGGCTACTTGGCTATCCTTCACAAGTGCAATTTGCCATCCTCTTATTTATGGACTTTGGAACAAAACTGTGCGCAAGGAGCTTCTCGGCATGTGTTTTGGCAACCGGTACAGAGACCCGTTCCACCAGCAGCACAGAACGTCACGAATGTTCAGCATTTCTAATAGGATTACAG ATCTTGGACTATCCCCACATCTGACTGCTCTAATAGCAAGTGGGAAGGATTCAGATCACCAAAGCACTACAACTAACACTGGTTTCAGCTACTCAAACGATTCAG GTACTGATGTCATGCTACTAGACGACTGCAGCTCTGACAGCGCCCAGCACACTCGCATCCTGTATTCCAGGAGGAAAAGTTCTGTCACTTTTGAGGATGAAGTGGAACAAAAGAACG ATGCTAAAAAAGCCCCGGCTGAGGAAGCCCCATCTACCGTCTCCTTAGAGTCCTATGCTTTCAGTTTGGCGAAAACAATTGAGATGGATGCAAAAATCAGCTTGTTTGGAGAAGAAGCGCTGCATGCGCCCTCTACGGTGCAGCCCCTACCAGGGAATTCTGGAGTGAACCGAGGCAGCAGAGGCCATGCCCTCCAGAAGCAAAGGGTGGTACTGCAGAGCATCGAGGAAGGGGCTGCATGA